Proteins encoded by one window of Chryseobacterium foetidum:
- a CDS encoding OsmC family protein: protein MKRNATAVWNGTVKEGKGHITTQSTTLNQTQYSFGSRFEEGVGTNPEELLAAAHAGCFTMKLSAELTQAGFTPDELTTKSVITLDPAAGKITKSELTLTAKVPGISEEDFQKYAKIAEEGCPVSQAFSFEISLTATLAN, encoded by the coding sequence ATGAAACGAAACGCAACAGCCGTTTGGAACGGTACCGTAAAAGAAGGAAAAGGTCACATCACGACACAAAGCACCACTTTAAACCAAACTCAATATTCTTTCGGAAGCCGTTTTGAGGAAGGTGTGGGAACCAACCCTGAAGAATTACTGGCAGCCGCTCACGCAGGATGTTTCACGATGAAGCTCAGTGCAGAATTAACGCAGGCAGGTTTTACACCAGACGAGCTGACTACAAAATCAGTGATCACTCTGGATCCTGCAGCAGGAAAAATCACAAAATCTGAATTGACTTTAACAGCAAAAGTGCCGGGAATTTCGGAAGAAGATTTTCAGAAATATGCAAAAATCGCAGAAGAAGGTTGCCCTGTAAGTCAGGCTTTTAGTTTTGAGATCAGTTTGACTGCGACTTTAGCAAATTGA